Within the Mugil cephalus isolate CIBA_MC_2020 chromosome 1, CIBA_Mcephalus_1.1, whole genome shotgun sequence genome, the region GCTCATACTGCACTGTTGGGGTAACTCTATGCTGGTTAGTCCTGGGGTCTCTTACACATAACTCTCCCTTCAAATAATATTCAGCTGTCTGTAAAGCTCAAGCGTTGAAAGATGATCCTCTGACGTGAGCCTCGTTCGACTAATCACATGGGATATCTCGGGTTTTCCTCTAGATTTACAACTACAGTCCGTGCTCCTATTTTTAGAAATCCCCTGGATTATTTTTATGTTCGGTTGCTGTAGTTCTTCTAGCAACACTGTACAGTGTGTGATAATATTTTTTGGTAAAAGCATCAGTGTGGTTGAGTTACATTTAGCAAGGTGGGGAGGCTGTGAGATTCAGTACTAGAAAGGAATGAAAGTGTGTGGACGCAAGGGTGTATTTTCAGGACTGGTGTCCCTGGTGGGAAATGGTGGGCATATACTATGATCAAGACACTGTATATCCTGTAATGCTAGACGTTACTAAATATAGGAAATGCTGCTAATCCACATGAGAAGAATATATACataaagatttttattaaaaatcaaaagaagTCAAAAGGTTTTATGTCGGTCGATCTCAGATGGAACTCAAGCCCAGAGAGGCCGTTGTTGTGGGTGTTGTTAATATGTGGCTTTTGTTTTGCATGGAGTTTTAACTTGAACTTGTAGATGTAATGACAAACTGTGTTCCAGAGTACACCTGGTAACATCCATTACAGAATGATGCTTTTGGGCATTCATTGTTGGTTTTTGACAGTGTTGCTTAGGCGCAGAGATTTCTCCAGATTCTCTGAATCTTTTGATGATAGTTTTGGACTATAGGGGATGAAAACCCTAAATTCCTTGCAGTAGTACACTGAGCTACTCACACAATCGTTTACAAAGTGGCAAACGTCATCCCATACTTGCTTGTAAATGACTGAGCGTTTCGGGGATGCACTTTTTATACCCAATCATAACACTCACCATAAACTCATCACCTATGAACTCTTCCaagcagggtttttttttttttttgagcatccCGTGGCTCAGGGGaaatcaaattcaaaatgagTCAATATTTGCAAAAAAGCTATGACATTTatcaatttaaacattaaataacttACCAGAAAACACTTGGAAAAGCACCACACAATGTATACGCACCTCTTCCCTCTGTATTAGACATGGCCTGATTCAGTTTATGGTTGTCCACAGGTTGCATTATTGTAATGACAGACTGTCCTAGATGTCAGTATTCTCCTGTCTCACTGGGACACGTTTTGGTTGTGTCCATCTTTGTATAGTTTCTGGTCTTCAATCTTCCAATCACTCTCAGCGATACCTGGCAACAGTGCAATCTGACCCTTTCATAGTTATTTCCGGTGTACTTAGTGATGAGCTAAAGTTGTCCCACCTTCACAAAAATGCGATTGCCTTTGCATTGTTGTATGCCCGCTGTCTGATACTGCTGAAGTGGAAGGAGAAGAACCCTTCTGCCTATGTTCATTGGATTGGAGAGGTGATGTTGGGAatttctctggaaaaaaacaggGTCCACAAAAAGTTGTTCATTAAATAACTTGTATTTGTGTATTCAATTGAATATAGGTCAAAAAAGATTTCTAAATCATTGTATTTGTAACTGAGAACTTTCTCTCCACATAGAACTCTTTTCCAGGTGGGGTTTGGTGTTTTGTGCTCTTACCTGAAACTTTACCTGAGCATCTCTGTATGCTTTGCTTTCCTAATTTGTAGAGTTCGGAACAATCTGCATGGACCCTTTTTTAACAGTCTAACTAGGATGTCAATGTAAGTGCATTTTATAACAGTTTCCCTCTTTATAAACCTCTCTCTATAATGTatgatgaaagaaaacacaggaaactttGTAAAACCTTGAGAGCTTTTATTAAACATCAACCATCTATATTCCTGAGAGGCTGGAatggtattaaaataaattaacacacaATCATCTAAGAAAGGCTTGActgtgcacacatttttttttaggtgcacAGCCTGTTCCATCTTTGATTCAACAAATATAACACAGCAACAGCTTTGTGGATTGTAAATCAATAAACCCGAGCCGAGGCCGGCGAGCCTCTGAAGTGACAGCCGTGTATCTTTTGTGTTGCCTCAGAGCTAACGCTGGAATGTGGAAGTGGTACCTAAGCCTATGTTGACTCCTCAGTTTCAGTCAGGGTTGGTCTGAGTCCTCAGAATAAATTTTCGTTCTACCAAAGGAGTTTTGAAATAGATGGCAGGGAGGTTTTGGCTTGCACCACTTCAGAACTCTTGGCTGAGACGAGACACAGTCGAGTGCGACACTTTgaaacacaccaaaacaaatAACGGCGACTCGGGTCATATGTGCTACTCGTCGAACGTGTGTGACACTTAAATGCAGTCCAACTCTACAAACGTATGTACACTTTTCCTACGCTCGtttctttttctacatttagaCAGCCTGCAGCTCACCAACTAGCTCTTTATCAAAGAAAGGCACATTTAGAAGCTGGCTTAGCTGCGTAGATGCAGTTCGAACATCGCAAGCGCTGTTATGACTACAACACTGTACAACTACTGCACACATTTGTCTAGACACAGCTTGTTAAACAGGATCACATCAGCCACAAATAATGTAcaactagaaaagaaaaaaaataacaaacacacgcaTATTTACACACTGGAAAGAACTCACAGAATTAAAAGCGGCCTGATTTAATGTGGATGAATAGAAGCAATTTCAGATTGGAGATGACTATCCAACCTTAGCTGAGGTTAATAAAGTAAGAGGAATAGAGGGACTGGCTTCTACTTTTACGTTGAAGGTAAAGTACTTTTAAGgcacagagaaggaaaaagatgGAAAGGGGATGAGAGCAAATGGCTTGGACAACCAAATATAACACCTCCACCGCTTATTCTTAGCAGACCGGCTAGTATACGTACAGCGTGTAAACATGTCCACGTCATCTGGGTCTTCCAGACATGCAGTCAAAGGAGAGTGAGGAGCACTCTCTTACATAAGCAAGCTTATTTATTATCAAAGAAGGAGTAAGAAGAGGCAACTATAACACTTGGACCTCTGCCAAACACTTTAGAATTGATTTGTGGTTTCGGTCGCAGGTTTTGAAGATGAATAAGTATTGGTCCACTTTATGTGTTTGCCCTTGTAGGAGACACATTTTAGATTAATCACGTACCTTTCCTACCGCTCCTGTTAGCTTGTTAGTTAATTTCTAGcagttgttattatttttggaaaattgTAGCATATAAACTAAAACATGCAAAAGTTTGGTATACTTTAAAGATGGTGCTTTGTGTCCGAGAGTGAGATACAAAGACCAACAGTGCTCTTGTGTTTGTCAAACCAATTAGCATCACTTAGCATAAAAACTGAACACACGGAAAAACACGCACCTCGAATTAGTCCACAGGCAAGAAAATCTGCATTAGAAATGTATGAGTGTACCAGGTGTGTGCTTTTACGGTTTACAGggttaatgctaagctaagttaagcGCGCTGGCTGCAGGCTGAGGCTCCTTCAAAACATTAAattctttcatttattaaactgttcatttaagatttaagatttttGCTTTAGAGAGCAACTTGTGTGATTTGaggtgtctatgtgtgtgtgtgtgtgtgtgtgtgtgtgtgtgtgtgtgttgcatgaGAGATCCACTAACCAGTCATTCCCTCTCCTGATGCTCCACTCTggtccagccaatcagaactcCCCTTCAGAAGCCAGGAAATGTTTAAGGCTGCGGTCTCACGTAacacaacatgtgtgtgttgtgtttctatgtctgtgcacttttgtgtgtgtgtgtgtttgcgtgcgtgtgtgttttttatgtgcacagATAAGCAAACTGAAATGCTTTCACCTCACATTGCTCTCTCAGGCTTAAGTTTCCCACAGCCGAGGGGTCAGTGTCAAGGCTGTGTGAAAAAAGCATTGACAGTACTGTGATAGTATGCGGGTTACAAATTGTAGTGGTGGCCAAATGGCCATGGACTGGTCAAGTCAACACTAGAAACTCTACTGTTCCCAACTCGATATGCGAAAGTCTTATCAGAAGGCTAGTTAAAAAAAGGTCCAACTCGGCTTGCggctggaaattaaaaaaaaattaaaataaaaaaataggaaaatagTCAAAGATCATCCAGAAGAGGGGGACTGAGCACCATAGTggaaatgatttctttttttaacatgttctaTTTTATGGTTCCCTTGTGGAGAAATTGGAAGTGCTGTACAGTCTTTAGGGGCTGGATACAGGAGGGGAGAGGGGTCACTGAATGTGGCTCAGATGACCTCCCTGCTGTTGCGAATGGCACAGCAGAGCACCATGCTGAAGATCATCCCAATGATCTGTAGGggagaaaacagacacagcgATTCACTCTCAGCAACAACGTATGCATCACATGCGCATCCGACTTCTGTCTTCTCCTAACTCACCATGACTCCGGCGATGCCGATGCCCACGTACCCGATGATGAAGAGCTTATTGTTGAAGAACTCTTTAATGCCCGTCTCACAGTCCTACAGAGCACAGACAGGAATCAAGCAGCTTTTAGTCTGAGTGAACCAGGATGTTTTGTACCATGACAACAAAGCAGCAGAACTTAATTTGCGCCCCGAGTCTAGATCTGTCAACAGATCGTACCTTGGTATCTGGTGGAGAATCAGGGCATGGGCTATCAAGTGTTCCACAACAGTcgagctaaaaaaaacaaaagaaaaacatcagaggCAATGTTGTTTTACAGTTTACTCTAACTCGAACTTCATTTTTACATACTACGTTCTGGTAAGAGATGatcattgtgttgttgctgttgttgttgttgtcattgtagGTTTTTTTGTAGAAGTTCTGGACATCTTCGATTATCTGTGAGAGTATcagcaaatgaaatgatttgggTCATTGTCACACTCAATGCAGCATCACGTGAGTCAAACTTTTCATTCAAATCACCTCAGCCACTGACATGCACTCCTCCACGGCTCCTCCTACCTCTCAAGCAGTCAAATATTAAACTTACCCTGTCTTTGTTTAAGAAGCCAAATACCCCGGCGGCCACCTCCGAGCCAAAGATGATCAGCAGACATGcaaagaactgaaagaaaaaaacatccacatatGACATGAAGAATAATAAACAGGTTAAAGGTGCATCTCAGTCCAGTTCCTGCCCACAACGTGTGCGCATCTATACTCACAGAACCCAGCAGGCACTGAGATTCTCT harbors:
- the LOC125011881 gene encoding CD9 antigen-like, with the protein product MGKVEGGMKCVKYLLFVFNFIFWLMGSFVLAVGLWLRFDPETVSLLSGEKAPDTFFIGVYILIGAGSLVMLVGFFGCCGAVRESQCLLGSFFACLLIIFGSEVAAGVFGFLNKDRIIEDVQNFYKKTYNDNNNNSNNTMIISYQNVLDCCGTLDSPCPDSPPDTKDCETGIKEFFNNKLFIIGYVGIGIAGVMIIGMIFSMVLCCAIRNSREVI